From a single Mus musculus strain C57BL/6J chromosome 12, GRCm38.p6 C57BL/6J genomic region:
- the Serpina3a gene encoding serine protease inhibitor A3A isoform 1 precursor (isoform 1 precursor is encoded by transcript variant 1) yields the protein MAFIAALGLLMAGICPAITYWATADGQLGRHTEVQKDRDHEIQLDSVTLASINTDFAFSLYKKLALKNPHKNIVFSPLSISAALALMSLGAKDNTLEEILEGLKFNLTETPEADIHQNFGHLLQMLIQPENQVQINAGNALFIDKHLQILTEFKEKARALYKAEAFTADFQLPREATKLINDYVRKQTQGKIKELVSDLHRNTSMALVNFLNFQGFWNVTFDPEDTFLGNFTLDRKRTVNVPMMKTEELTTNYFRDEEMQSTVMELNYIGNASFLFILPDQGRIQHVEDSLQPQSLRKWRKSLRPRMLDELSLPKFSLSQDYNLNDILPELGIKEVFSTQADLSGITGAKNIRVSQMIHQAALDVTETHTEADVITIARYNFQSAKIKAKIVKVDREFLYLILDPMFKSISVMGKVINPLTN from the exons ATGGCCTTCATTGCAGCTCTGGGGCTCCTGATGGCGGGAATCTGTCCTGCTATCACCTACTGGGCAACTGCAGATGGGCAACTGGGAAGGCACACTGAAGTCCAGAAAGACAGAGACCATGAAATACAACTGGACAGTGTCACACTGGCTTCCATCAACACTGACTTTGCCTTCAGCCTCTACAAGAAGCTTGCTTTGaagaatccacataaaaatatTGTCTTCTCCCCACTTAGCATCTCAGCTGCCTTGGCCCTCATGTCCCTGGGAGCAAAGGACAACACCCTGGAAGAGATTCTAGAAGGTCTCAAGTTCAATCTCACAGAGACCCCAGAAGCAGACATCCACCAGAACTTTGGGCACCTCCTACAAATGCTCATTCAGCCAGAGAACCAGGTTCAGATCAATGCTGGCAACGCCCTGTTTATTGATAAGCACCTGCAGATCTTGACAGAGTTCAAGGAGAAGGCAAGGGCTCTGTACAAGGCTGAGGCCTTCACAGCAGACTTCCAGTTGCCTCGTGAGGCCACAAAGCTCATCAATGACTATGTGAGGAAACAGACCCAGGGGAAGATCAAGGAACTGGTCTCAGACCTGCATAGGAACACATCCATGGCACTAGTGAATTTCCTCAACTTTCAAG GCTTTTGGAACGTGACTTTTGACCCTGAAGACACGTTCCTGGGAAATTTCACATTGGATAGGAAGAGGACCGTGAATGTGCCCATGATGAAAACCGAGGAGCTAACCACAAACTACTTCCGGGACGAGGAGATGCAAAGTACTGTGATGGAGCTGAATTACATAGGCAATGCCAGCTTCCTGTTTATCCTCCCTGACCAGGGCAGGATACAGCACGTGGAAGATAGCTTGCAACCCCAGTCTCTGAGGAAATGGAGGAAATCTTTGAGGCCCAG GATGCTAGATGAACTCTCCCTGCCCAAGTTCTCCTTATCACAAGACTACAACCTAAATGACATCCTTCCAGAGCTGGGTATCAAGGAAGTCTTCTCCACACAGGCTGACCTGTCTGGGATCACTGGAGCCAAAAATATAAGAGTCTCTCAG ATGATCCACCAGGCTGCGCTGGATGTTACcgagacacacacagaagcagatgTCATCACAATAGCCCGATATAACTTCCAATCTGCAAAAATTAAGGCTAAAATTGTTAAGGTGGACAGGGAATTCTTGTACCTTATTTTAGACCCAATGTTTAAGAGTATTAGCGTTATGGGTAAGGTTATCAACCCTTTAACAAACTAG